In a single window of the Gadus chalcogrammus isolate NIFS_2021 chromosome 20, NIFS_Gcha_1.0, whole genome shotgun sequence genome:
- the me3 gene encoding NADP-dependent malic enzyme, mitochondrial isoform X1: MNSLPGKTLLSLCRRTSNGALRVYGASGVASPADNTCPAAATRACHSGTSRKGSVSTKKRGYDITRNPHLNKGMGFSLEERLQLGIHGLLPPCFLSQDVQVLRVMKSYETRSNPLDKYILLMTLQDRNEKLFYRLLTSDIEEFMPIVYTPTVGLACQQYGLAFRRPRGLFITIHDKGHIASVLNSWPEENIKAVVVTDGERILGLGDLGSYGMGIPVGKLALYTACGGVEPQQCLPVLLDVGTDNQALLDDPLYIGLKHKRIRGKEYDDLIDEFMQAVTDKYGMHCLIQFEDFANSNAFRILNKYRNHYCTFNDDIQGTASVAVAGVLAALKITKNKLSDHKFVFQGAGEAALGIANLLLMAMAKEGVPRAEAAKRIWMVDSKGLIVKGRGNLNHEKEEFAQDHPHIKTLEEVVHTIKPTTIIGVAAIAGAFTESIIKAMATFNERPIIFALSNPTSKAECTAEQCYQLTEGRGIFASGSPFDKVTLADGRTFYPGQGNNAYVFPGVALGVIAARVRHISDDIFLTTAEAIAEMVTEENLAEGRLYPPLSNIREVSFKIAVKVVNYAYKHNIASIYPEPKDKEAFVLSHIYSPDYDSFTLDSYRWPEEAMNMQDV; the protein is encoded by the exons atgAACTCTCTTCCTGGAAAAACTCTATTGTCGCTATGCAGACGCACTTCAAATGGCGCGCTCAGGGTCTATGGGGCCTCTGGTGTGGCCAGCCCCGCGGACAACACCTGCCCTGCAGCCGCCACCAGGGCTTGTCACAGCGGGACGAGCCGCAAAGGGAGCGTGAGCACCAAGAAACGAGGCTATGACATTACCAGAAACCCGCACCTGAACAAG GGGATGGGTTTCAGCCTGGAGGAGCGCCTCCAGCTGGGGATCCACGGCCTGCTGCCTCCCTGCTTCCTCTCCCAGGATGTCCAGGTGCTGCGTGTGATGAAGAGCTATGAAACGCGAAGCAACCCCCTGGACAA GTACATTCTGCTGATGACTCTCCAGGACAGGAATGAGAAGCTGTTTTATCGTTTGTTGACCTCAGATATTGAGGAGTTTATGCCCATTGTTTACACTCCCACGGTGGGGCTGGCCTGTCAACAGTATGGCCTGGCATTCAGAAGGCCAAG AGGGCTTTTTATCACAATACACGACAAAGGCCACATTGCCAGCGTACTCAACTCATGGCCTGAAGAAAACATCAAG gcCGTTGTGGTGACGGACGGCGAGCGCATCTTAGGTCTGGGCGACCTGGGCAGCTACGGCATGGGCATCCCCGTGGGGAAGCTGGCCCTGTACACGGCTTGCGGGGGGGTCGAACCCCAGCAGTGTCTGCCTGTACTCCTGGATGTTGGCACTGACAACCAG GCACTACTTGACGACCCCTTGTACATCGGACTGAAGCACAAGAGGATTAGAGGCAAAGAATACGATGACCTCATCGATGAGTTCATGCAGGCCGTGACGGACAA GTACGGCATGCACTGCCTCATTCAGTTTGAGGACTTTGCAAACAGCAACGCTTTCCGCATCCTGAACAAATACCGGAACCATTACTGCACTTTTAATGATGACATCCAAG GCACTGCATCAGTAGCTGTAGCTGGGGTCTTGGCTGCTTTGAAAATCACCAAAAACAAGCTTTCAGACCACAAATTTGTCTTCCAAGGAGCAGGAGAG GCTGCTCTGGGCATCGCCAACCTGCTGCTGATGGCCATGGCCAAAGAGGGTGTGCCGAGAGCAGAGGCCGCCAAGAGGATCTGGATGGTTGATTCCAAAGGTCTCATCGTGAAG GGCAGAGGCAATCTGAACCACGAGAAGGAGGAGTTTGCCCAGGATCATCCTCATATCAAGACCCTGGAAGAGGTGGTGCACACGATCAAACCTACCACCATCATTG GAGTTGCTGCCATCGCTGGAGCTTTTACCGAGAGCATCATCAAAGCCATGGCCACCTTCAACGAGCGGCCAATCATCTTTGCCCTGAGCAACCCAACCAGCAAGGCAGAGTGCACGGCAGAGCAGTGCTACCAGCTCACAGAG GGGCGGGGTATCTTCGCCAGCGGCAGCCCGTTTGACAAGGTGACACTGGCTGACGGGCGCACCTTCTACCCGGGCCAGGGGAACAATGCCTACGTCTTCCCAGGAGTGGCTTTGGGTGTCATCGCCGCCCGCGTGCGACACATATCAGATGACATCTTCCTGACTACCGCTGAG GCGATTGCTGAAATGGTAACGGAGGAAAACTTGGCAGAGGGGAGACTCTATCCCCCTCTTAGCAACATCAGAGAGGTGTCTTTCAAGATCGCCGTCAAG GTGGTGAActacgcatacaaacacaacatCGCCTCGATCTACCCCGAGCCCAAGGACAAGGAGGCCTTCGTGTTGTCTCACATCTACAGCCCAGACTACGACTCCTTCACCCTGGACTCCTACAGATGGCCCGAGGAGGCCATGAACATGCAGGACGTGTGA
- the me3 gene encoding NADP-dependent malic enzyme, mitochondrial isoform X3, translating to MRHTTGIPVARQRPQHTRDTSFLHFGNTAWYILLMTLQDRNEKLFYRLLTSDIEEFMPIVYTPTVGLACQQYGLAFRRPRGLFITIHDKGHIASVLNSWPEENIKAVVVTDGERILGLGDLGSYGMGIPVGKLALYTACGGVEPQQCLPVLLDVGTDNQALLDDPLYIGLKHKRIRGKEYDDLIDEFMQAVTDKYGMHCLIQFEDFANSNAFRILNKYRNHYCTFNDDIQGTASVAVAGVLAALKITKNKLSDHKFVFQGAGEAALGIANLLLMAMAKEGVPRAEAAKRIWMVDSKGLIVKGRGNLNHEKEEFAQDHPHIKTLEEVVHTIKPTTIIGVAAIAGAFTESIIKAMATFNERPIIFALSNPTSKAECTAEQCYQLTEGRGIFASGSPFDKVTLADGRTFYPGQGNNAYVFPGVALGVIAARVRHISDDIFLTTAEAIAEMVTEENLAEGRLYPPLSNIREVSFKIAVKVVNYAYKHNIASIYPEPKDKEAFVLSHIYSPDYDSFTLDSYRWPEEAMNMQDV from the exons ATGAGGCATACCACTGGCATCCCGGTAGCTAGGCAACGACCACAGCACACACGCGATACAAGTTTCCTACATTTTGGCAACACGGCTTG GTACATTCTGCTGATGACTCTCCAGGACAGGAATGAGAAGCTGTTTTATCGTTTGTTGACCTCAGATATTGAGGAGTTTATGCCCATTGTTTACACTCCCACGGTGGGGCTGGCCTGTCAACAGTATGGCCTGGCATTCAGAAGGCCAAG AGGGCTTTTTATCACAATACACGACAAAGGCCACATTGCCAGCGTACTCAACTCATGGCCTGAAGAAAACATCAAG gcCGTTGTGGTGACGGACGGCGAGCGCATCTTAGGTCTGGGCGACCTGGGCAGCTACGGCATGGGCATCCCCGTGGGGAAGCTGGCCCTGTACACGGCTTGCGGGGGGGTCGAACCCCAGCAGTGTCTGCCTGTACTCCTGGATGTTGGCACTGACAACCAG GCACTACTTGACGACCCCTTGTACATCGGACTGAAGCACAAGAGGATTAGAGGCAAAGAATACGATGACCTCATCGATGAGTTCATGCAGGCCGTGACGGACAA GTACGGCATGCACTGCCTCATTCAGTTTGAGGACTTTGCAAACAGCAACGCTTTCCGCATCCTGAACAAATACCGGAACCATTACTGCACTTTTAATGATGACATCCAAG GCACTGCATCAGTAGCTGTAGCTGGGGTCTTGGCTGCTTTGAAAATCACCAAAAACAAGCTTTCAGACCACAAATTTGTCTTCCAAGGAGCAGGAGAG GCTGCTCTGGGCATCGCCAACCTGCTGCTGATGGCCATGGCCAAAGAGGGTGTGCCGAGAGCAGAGGCCGCCAAGAGGATCTGGATGGTTGATTCCAAAGGTCTCATCGTGAAG GGCAGAGGCAATCTGAACCACGAGAAGGAGGAGTTTGCCCAGGATCATCCTCATATCAAGACCCTGGAAGAGGTGGTGCACACGATCAAACCTACCACCATCATTG GAGTTGCTGCCATCGCTGGAGCTTTTACCGAGAGCATCATCAAAGCCATGGCCACCTTCAACGAGCGGCCAATCATCTTTGCCCTGAGCAACCCAACCAGCAAGGCAGAGTGCACGGCAGAGCAGTGCTACCAGCTCACAGAG GGGCGGGGTATCTTCGCCAGCGGCAGCCCGTTTGACAAGGTGACACTGGCTGACGGGCGCACCTTCTACCCGGGCCAGGGGAACAATGCCTACGTCTTCCCAGGAGTGGCTTTGGGTGTCATCGCCGCCCGCGTGCGACACATATCAGATGACATCTTCCTGACTACCGCTGAG GCGATTGCTGAAATGGTAACGGAGGAAAACTTGGCAGAGGGGAGACTCTATCCCCCTCTTAGCAACATCAGAGAGGTGTCTTTCAAGATCGCCGTCAAG GTGGTGAActacgcatacaaacacaacatCGCCTCGATCTACCCCGAGCCCAAGGACAAGGAGGCCTTCGTGTTGTCTCACATCTACAGCCCAGACTACGACTCCTTCACCCTGGACTCCTACAGATGGCCCGAGGAGGCCATGAACATGCAGGACGTGTGA
- the me3 gene encoding NADP-dependent malic enzyme, mitochondrial isoform X2, with translation MGGTTPLPPAPWASRFTVPDPGCHNMKYFLVMKYITYLNLGALIPADLRWHQCAHWRHLVYMGGTTPLPPAPWASRFTVPDPGCHNMKYFLVMKYILLMTLQDRNEKLFYRLLTSDIEEFMPIVYTPTVGLACQQYGLAFRRPRGLFITIHDKGHIASVLNSWPEENIKAVVVTDGERILGLGDLGSYGMGIPVGKLALYTACGGVEPQQCLPVLLDVGTDNQALLDDPLYIGLKHKRIRGKEYDDLIDEFMQAVTDKYGMHCLIQFEDFANSNAFRILNKYRNHYCTFNDDIQGTASVAVAGVLAALKITKNKLSDHKFVFQGAGEAALGIANLLLMAMAKEGVPRAEAAKRIWMVDSKGLIVKGRGNLNHEKEEFAQDHPHIKTLEEVVHTIKPTTIIGVAAIAGAFTESIIKAMATFNERPIIFALSNPTSKAECTAEQCYQLTEGRGIFASGSPFDKVTLADGRTFYPGQGNNAYVFPGVALGVIAARVRHISDDIFLTTAEAIAEMVTEENLAEGRLYPPLSNIREVSFKIAVKVVNYAYKHNIASIYPEPKDKEAFVLSHIYSPDYDSFTLDSYRWPEEAMNMQDV, from the exons ATGGGTGGTACAACGCCTCTACCACCTGCCCCCTGGGCCTCCAGGTTCACTGTGCCGGACCCGGGATGCCACAACATGAAATACTTTTTAGTTATGAAGTACATTACCTACCTTAATTTAGGTGCTTTGATTCCCGCTGATTTGCGCTGGCACCAATGCGCTCACTGGCGCCATCTGGTGTATATGGGTGGTACAACGCCTCTACCACCTGCCCCCTGGGCCTCCAGGTTCACTGTGCCGGACCCGGGATGCCACAACATGAAATACTTTTTAGTTATGAA GTACATTCTGCTGATGACTCTCCAGGACAGGAATGAGAAGCTGTTTTATCGTTTGTTGACCTCAGATATTGAGGAGTTTATGCCCATTGTTTACACTCCCACGGTGGGGCTGGCCTGTCAACAGTATGGCCTGGCATTCAGAAGGCCAAG AGGGCTTTTTATCACAATACACGACAAAGGCCACATTGCCAGCGTACTCAACTCATGGCCTGAAGAAAACATCAAG gcCGTTGTGGTGACGGACGGCGAGCGCATCTTAGGTCTGGGCGACCTGGGCAGCTACGGCATGGGCATCCCCGTGGGGAAGCTGGCCCTGTACACGGCTTGCGGGGGGGTCGAACCCCAGCAGTGTCTGCCTGTACTCCTGGATGTTGGCACTGACAACCAG GCACTACTTGACGACCCCTTGTACATCGGACTGAAGCACAAGAGGATTAGAGGCAAAGAATACGATGACCTCATCGATGAGTTCATGCAGGCCGTGACGGACAA GTACGGCATGCACTGCCTCATTCAGTTTGAGGACTTTGCAAACAGCAACGCTTTCCGCATCCTGAACAAATACCGGAACCATTACTGCACTTTTAATGATGACATCCAAG GCACTGCATCAGTAGCTGTAGCTGGGGTCTTGGCTGCTTTGAAAATCACCAAAAACAAGCTTTCAGACCACAAATTTGTCTTCCAAGGAGCAGGAGAG GCTGCTCTGGGCATCGCCAACCTGCTGCTGATGGCCATGGCCAAAGAGGGTGTGCCGAGAGCAGAGGCCGCCAAGAGGATCTGGATGGTTGATTCCAAAGGTCTCATCGTGAAG GGCAGAGGCAATCTGAACCACGAGAAGGAGGAGTTTGCCCAGGATCATCCTCATATCAAGACCCTGGAAGAGGTGGTGCACACGATCAAACCTACCACCATCATTG GAGTTGCTGCCATCGCTGGAGCTTTTACCGAGAGCATCATCAAAGCCATGGCCACCTTCAACGAGCGGCCAATCATCTTTGCCCTGAGCAACCCAACCAGCAAGGCAGAGTGCACGGCAGAGCAGTGCTACCAGCTCACAGAG GGGCGGGGTATCTTCGCCAGCGGCAGCCCGTTTGACAAGGTGACACTGGCTGACGGGCGCACCTTCTACCCGGGCCAGGGGAACAATGCCTACGTCTTCCCAGGAGTGGCTTTGGGTGTCATCGCCGCCCGCGTGCGACACATATCAGATGACATCTTCCTGACTACCGCTGAG GCGATTGCTGAAATGGTAACGGAGGAAAACTTGGCAGAGGGGAGACTCTATCCCCCTCTTAGCAACATCAGAGAGGTGTCTTTCAAGATCGCCGTCAAG GTGGTGAActacgcatacaaacacaacatCGCCTCGATCTACCCCGAGCCCAAGGACAAGGAGGCCTTCGTGTTGTCTCACATCTACAGCCCAGACTACGACTCCTTCACCCTGGACTCCTACAGATGGCCCGAGGAGGCCATGAACATGCAGGACGTGTGA
- the LOC130373047 gene encoding NXPE family member 3-like — translation MLTADNHGKPNGVITCQHLSKYALIFLLLVLSVLIFLLINMLNLENLSCHTASMLFQPQSSSHTAFAQKAPLPPYYNYTVCSHLEPTPEEALEDRYLLNSIAWPKSPTGPAPVPLIQSSDPVHSLFNLLPLKIQREWRVGDQLEALVQMHDFQGRPKRYGGDFLVARLHSPELGAGVAGRVVDHLNGSYLALFPLLWQGTAQVVITMVHSSEGVAVLQRLQEQRSDRVFFKSLFRSGKRSETTICDMCLPPNQPKQPLCNYTDLHTGEPWYCLKPKMLSCDTRINHAKGGNKKNLITNKEALLLQSGVNIKVVIHASGPDRINVLPGKKDEIKNRSIIPEPVKYTPSGYYYQGSWRSFAGTTARKFNDSSSITQCLTGKVFHMYGDSTVRQWFEYLNALVPEIKEFNLHSPQRSGPFMAVDSNHNILLTYRCHGPPIRFGAVSTNELRYIANELDGLPGGADTVVAISIWSHFSTFPVEVYIRRMRHIRRALVRLLDRSPGTLVVIRSANLQVQNQEVSLYNSDWFSLQRDRVLRTMFMGLGVVFLDAWEMTLAHNLPHQLHPPPAIIKDMMDLILSHVCPTKKQKS, via the exons AACCTGAGCTGCCACACAGCATCAATGCTTTTTCAGCCACAGAGCAGCAGCCACACGGCTTTCGCCCAGAAggcgcccctccctccctactacAACTACACTGTCTGCAGCCACCTGGAGCCCACCCCCGAAGAAGCCCTGGAAGATCGCTACCTCCTCAACTCTATCGCTTGGCCCAAGTCCCCCACCGGCCCCGCGCCAGTGCCCCTCATTCAGAGCAGCGATCCTGTGCACAGCCTGTTCAACCTCCTGCCCTTAAAAATCCAGAGGGAGTGGCGAGTGGGGGACCAGCTGGAGGCCCTGGTCCAGATGCACGACTTCCAGGGCCGTCCCAAGCGCTACGGCGGGGACTTCCTGGTGGCGCGGTTGCACTCCCCTGagctgggggcgggggtggcAGGCAGGGTGGTGGATCACCTCAACGGCTCCTACTTGGCTCTGTTTCCCCTGCTGTGGCAGGGCACGGCCCAGGTTGTGATCACCATGGTGCACTCCAGTGAGGGGGTGGCTGTGCTGCAGCGGCTCCAGGAGCAGCGGTCTGACCGGGTCTTCTTCAAGAGTCTGTTCCGCTCGGGCAAGCGGTCCGAGACCACCATATGTGACATGTGCCTGCCACCAAATCAGCCGAAGCAGCCGCTGTGCAACTACACAGACCTCCACACCGGGGAGCCCTGGTACTGCTTGAAGCCCAAGATGCTGAGCTGTGACACTAGAATAAACCACGCCAAGGGAGGCAACAAGAAGAACCTCATCACCAACAAAGAAGCACTACTCCTTCAGAG CGGTGTGAACATCAAAGTTGTCATCCATGCGTCAGGACCTGATCGGATCAACGTGCTTCCTGGGAAGAAAG ATGAGATAAAAAACCGCAGCATCATACCAGAGCCAGTCAAATACACCCCTTCTGGGTATTACTACCAAGGCTCTTGGAGGTCCTTCGCTGGAACTACTGCCCGCAAGTTTAACGACTCCTCGTCCATCACGCAGTGCCTGACTGGCAAGGTGTTCCACATGTACGGAGACTCCACGGTGAGGCAGTGGTTTGAGTACCTCAACGCTTTAGTACCAG AAATCAAAGAGTTTAACCTGCATAGTCCACAGAGATCAGGGCCCTTCATGGCGGTGGACAGTAATCACAACATCTTGTTGACATACCGCTGTCACGGTCCGCCCATCCGTTTTGGCGCCGTCAGCACCAACGAGCTTCGCTATATTGCCAATGAGCTAGACGGCCTGCCTGGAGGGGCTGACACAGTGGTAGCCATCAGCATCTGGTCCCACTTCAGCACCTTCCCCGTGGAGGTCTACATACGCCGCATGCGGCACATCCGACGGGCACTGGTACGGCTCCTGGACCGGAGCCCTGGCACGCTTGTGGTGATCCGCTCGGCCAACTTACAGGTCCAGAACCAGGAGGTGAGCCTGTACAACAGCGACTGGTTCTCACTGCAGCGCGACAGGGTTCTCAGGACCATGTTCATGGGCCTGGGTGTTGTGTTTTTGGATGCCTGGGAGATGACCTTAGCCCATAATCTCCCCCACCAACTCCACCCACCCCCGGCCATCATCAAGGACATGATGGACCTCATTCTGTCTCATGTGTGCCCTACCAAGAAGCAGAAGAGCTAG